The Kordia sp. SMS9 DNA window AAATATTGATCGAATTATTAATGAAGAAGTTGTAGCTAGTCTTCAAAATAGAGAAAACACAACTATTCAAAATGATACCAAAACGACGGCAATTACGTATTCTGATTATGAGCTTACCATTAAAAACACGGAAGATTTTGATCAATTATTTGTGTATTTGGTTCCGAAAGAATTCAACAGTTTTATACGATTGAAGTCTGAAAATGGTCGTTTTACATACCGATTAAATGACCTACTGAAGTATCAACTATATTGTATTGGGTATGTGAATAAGACGCCTTTTTATTTTGAAAAACCCATTCGAAATGTTGCTAATAAAGTACAATTGCGTCAAATATCAACAAAAAAATTACGTGAAAAGCTAGCTAAACTCAATACTAAGAATAGCATGCTTGAAACTGAGATTTCATATCATTTTTTGAATCAGAAGAACGCAAAAACGGTAAAGAAACATTTCAAAATTGTAAGACTTAAAAAAGAGTTGCAGCCTGTGGTTTTTCCGTGTACGATAGCGAATAAGAATGATACAGTCGATAAAATTTTTACGGATGTATTTACGGTTCAAGTTGGAATTGTAGAAGATTTTACTAAAAAAAATATAATCTCTTTTGATCGTGTAGAAATACTTCCTGTTTTTCCAGGCTGTGAAACATTTGAAATGAAAGAAGAGCGAAAACAGTGCTTTACAGATAAGGTGTTAGCGTTTTTATATAGAGAAATTGATCTGGGAATTATTCATAAAAATCAGCCTGTAAATTCTAAACAAATCATTGATGTTTATTTTGAAATTGACTATTTAGGCGTTGTGAAAAATGTAAAAATTCGCGGAAATCATCCTGTGTCAGAAGCAGAAGTAAAACGGGTGATACCATTGTTACCCAAAATGACACCAGCAATGCAAGGAGGCAAATATGTAAGTGTAAAGTATACAATACCTTTACATTTCAGTACAAAGTAAGATTTTGTAAAGTTAATTTAGATACTAAAAAAGCCGTTTCTAGTTAGTTAGAAACGGCTTTCTCGTATGTGAAAAAATGTTCGGAATTATTTTCCTTCCATTTTGTTCTTTAATTTCTGTAAAGATTCGTTGATGTCTCCCAACGTAGTTGTATTAGCATCTTTAGATTGCTGTGCTTTCTTCGCCGCAGCTTGAACATTCTTTTGCTCTTCTGCTCTGAAGATTGCTGTATGAGAAGCAACGACTCTTTTGAATTCTTTGTTAAATTCAATAACTCTGAATTCAGCAGTTTCGCCTTTCTTCAATTTCTTTCCGTCTTCTTTTTCTAAGTGACGAGAAGGAATGAACGCTACTACATCTTCGTTTAAGGCAACTGTAGCACCTTTGTCATTTGTATCAGTAATCTCAGCAGTGTGCGTAGTTCCTACACCAAACTCACCTTCATACTTGTCCCAAGGATTTTCTGTAGTTTGTTTGTGACCTAAACTTAATTTACGTCCATCTACGTCTAATTCTAATACCAATACTTCTAATTGATCTCCAACCGTAACAAACTCAGATGGATGCTTCACTTTCTTAGTCCAAGATAAATCTGAGATGTAAATTAATCCATCAATACCTTCTTCTAATTCTACGAATACACCAAAGTTAGTGAAGTTACGTACCGTTCCTGTGTGTTTAGAACCTACAGGATATTTTGTTGTAATATCAGTCCATGGATCTGGCGTCATTTGCTTGATACCAAGTGACATTTTACGATCTTCTCTATCTAACGTTAAGATTTTAGCTTCTACTTCATCTCCAACTTTTACGAAATCTTGAGCCGAACGTAAGTGTGTAGACCAAGACATTTCAGAAACGTGAATTAATCCTTCAACACCTTCTGCAACTTCGATAAATGCACCGTAATCAGCAATAACTACCACTTTTCCTTTTACTTGATCTCCGATTTTTAATTCAGAATCTAAAGCTTCCCAAGGATGCGCGCTTAATTGCTTTAATCCTAATTGGATTCTTGATTTGTTATCATCAAAGTCAAGGATTACAACGTTTAATTTCTGATCTAACTCAACAACCTCATTTGGATGGTTGATACGAGACCAAGAAAGATCTGTAATGTGGATCAATCCGTCAACACCTCCAAGATCAATAAATACACCGTAAGAAGTAATGTTTTTCACAACTCCTTCTAATACTTGACCTTTTTCTAATTGACCGATAATTTCTTTCTTCTGCTCTTCGATATCTGCTTCGATAAGCGCTTTATGAGAAACTACCACGTTTTTGAATTCATGGTTAATTTTAACCACTTTGAATTCCATTGTTTTATTTACATACTGATCGTAATCTCTAATTGGCTTCACGTCAATTTGAGATCCTGGCAAGAACGCTTCAATTCCGAATACGTCTACAATCATACCACCTTTAGTTCTGCATTTTACAAAACCGTTTACGATTTCACCTTTGTCATGAGCACTATTTACACGCTCCCATGCTTTGATGGTTCTCGCTTTTCTGTGAGATAATACTAATTGTCCTGTTCTGTCTTCACGAACGTCAATTAATACTTCTACTTTGTCTCCTACTTTTAAGTCTGGATTGTAACGAAATTCGTTTAAAGAAATGACACCTTCAGATTTTGCGTTTATGTCAATAATCGCTTCTCTGTCTGTCATTCTTACTACAGTTCCATCTACGACAGCATCATCATCTGTATCAACGAAATTTTCTGCTACTAATTTTTCGAATTCTTCTAACTTTTCGTCTTCTACTTGGTCAATTCCTTCTTCGTAATTGTGCCAGTTGAAATTTGCTAAGAATTCTTCAGGGTTTTTAACGTCCTGAACGTCTGTGTTTGTGTTTTCTTCAGCCATTTGCTGATGTAAAATTTGTATACTGCTCATTTAGAGAATTTTTGCATGTAAAAGCAGTAGAATGTTATATTTATAAAAATTTCCTTTGTCCCTTTAGAATTCTCTGTCATGCCAAAAGGAGTGCAAAAGTATGATTATTATTTTGATTTACAAACTTATAGTTCTGCAAACACAGTGTATTGAATACATTTTAGCTGCAAAATATGATTTTCATCGAAAAAAAAGATTGTAACACTTACATAACACGAAATTTATTTTTTTGAACTATATTTATGTTATTAATAATTAAAATAACAAAAGAATGAGTGTAAAAGCTAAATATCAAGGTGTTTTGGACCTTGGACAAGAATTAAATATTCAAAATGGAAATGTTGAAGAAGCGGATGGCGTTTTAAAAATAACTGGAACTGCTGGAACACAATACGAAAAGAACCTACTTTGGGATAAAATTAAAGAACTTGGAGGAGAATTGCCACAAGATATTGATGCACATATTGAAGTAGCTGATGATTCAGTTTTTCACCGTCACACCGTAGCAAGCGGAGATACATTAGGAAAAATTGCAAAACAGTATTACGGAAAAGCAAATCAATACCATGCTATTTTTAAAGCAAACGGAGATATTTTGGACAATCCAGATGTGATTCATCCAGGACAAGAATTGGTCATTCCGCATTTATCGTAAGGAAAACAACAAAATATAAAATTAGAAAAGCTTCCAAATTGGGAGCTTTTTTTATTCTTTATAATTTATCAAAAATAACTTTTGTTTCAAAAGACCAAGATTGTCCTTTATTTAAATTCGTATTTTGAAAGTACCTGTAGTACTTCCTGTAACGTTTAGTATCCCAGATATATTGATTAGCATACATATTGTATGTACTGAACTTGCTTTCTATATTTGCAGATAACTTTTTTGTATCGTTCCAAACAAATAATACATCATTATATCCTTCTAGTTTTCTTTTCCCATTTTGATTAAAACGAACAGTATTTTCCTTATTATCGACAGATCCTTGTTTTGCCACATCAATACTAATTGATACAATAGACCCAAAACAAGTATTCATCGGGATCATATCTTTAGCTGTAATTATATTTTTTGTAAAGTATCCACCATCTGAGATTTTTGTTGTTTTTAAATGCGTAGCATCTTCCGTGTGTGCATTATCTTCTCTATACATAATACTTTTTTGTATATATGTAAAACTTTCACATCCTCTCATTTTAAATCCAGTAGTACTATCATTTATTAAATTACCATCTATAAGAAAGCTTATTTCTGTAAATTTTTCTCTCCCATGAAATCCACCTGTAGGTTCAGAAGCTCCTAATCTTTTGTATGTAAATTCAGATTCTCCATAATGTAGCAATGTAGATCCTGTTGAAAGCATTTCTCTTCCGTTAAATATAAATTCTTTACAGTAAATTATTCTATATTGATCTAAATATACATCATCAGATAAATCCTGCTCGCGAACAATGGAAAAACCCCAGTAATATTCAGGCTTTGTGCTACTTTGCGTATATACTTTAAACAAATGATTGCCTTTGTAACCTACAGGATTAAAAGTCACATAACATTTTTTAAATTCTCCAGTTAAACTTGCTTGGTAAGTATTAGTCTCTACGTTGGTTCCTTCTTGTGGAGTGTCTAATTGAGTTTTATTATTTTTATTTTTTGCACATGAAGACACTAGAAATACAATAAAAATATTGATAGATATTAAAAATATCTGTTTGGAAGTTTTCATATTATGTAAGGACTTATGTGATTTCTTTCTAAAAAACTACATAAAAAAAGCATTTCAAAAAATACTAATTATAGTGTGTTTTTATTGGACCTCATTAACTTTCATACGTTTATAGTTCGTTTTACCAAATTCAAAATTCGTTCAAACTGCTCTTTCAGTCCCATGTCGCTATTATCAATAGCAATAGCACCTTCTGCTTGTCGTAAAGGTGAATCTTCTCGGTGCGAATCTATATAATCGCGATTTTGCACATTTCGTAACACATCTTCGTATTTAACATCATCTCCTTTTTCAATCAGTTCTTTGTAACGCCGTATAGCTCTTTTTTCTGGGGAAGCTGTCATAAAGAGTTTTAATTCTGCTTCCGGAAAAACAACAGTTCCAATATCACGTCCGTCCATCACAATGCCTTTATCTTCGCCCATTTTCTGTTGTTGCTTTACCAATTGATACCGAACTTCTGGAACAGCCGCCACTTTGCTCACATGGTCAGAAACTGCTAAGGTTCTAATTTCTTTCTCCACATTTTCATCATTTAAGTACATTTCGGCGAAGCCTAACGCATCATTATATATAAAGTTGAGATGAATGTTGTGTAAATCTGCCACCAAATCGTTTTCAGAAAAATCATCGTCAGTAATATATCCTTTGCGCATTGCATACAAAGTCACCGCACGATACATGGCGCCCGTATCTACATAAATATAAGCGAGTTGTTTAGCCAGTTGTTTAGCAATCGTACTTTTTCCTGTGGATGAGAAACCATCAATGGCAATGATAATTTTTTTCATGATCGCGTCCTTTGTGCCGTTTGGCGAAAGTTTATTGTAAGTTGATCGTTACACCAAACATGCTGGTATTGGCAGCAATGGCATAACGTGCATAGGTGTAATCAAATTTGAGTTTGTTGATTCGAAGTCCAAAACCAGCCGTAATTCCTGAAAAATTACGTTGGTCTATAATTTTCAATTCTTCACCTCTACGGAAGTTATATCCTAAGCGAATATTGAATCCTCTGTCTGGAAACAATTCTACACCCACAATCGTACGGCGAATGATATTTTGGAAAAACGTAACTTCTTCTTCGGTAGTTCCGCCTTCAATAGATTGCTCAGCTCTGTTTGGATTGGCAAAGGCAATATTCCATTCCTGTAAATTTTCAAAAGTAACATGCCAGCGAATTGGAACATGTTCTAATTTTTGCGACAATCCTAAGATCAATTCAAAGGGCAATTGCTCTTGCAATCCTGCATAGGTTGTAAATTGAAAACCTAAATTTCGTGCAACAAGCGCGACATTAAATTCCAATTCTTCATTTATATACATCATTCCCAAATCAACAGCGCCGCCAAAAGAATTGTATTGCTCTAATTTGGAACTAATAAATTTTGTATTGACACCTACATGAATGTCCGTTCTTGGAATATTATATGCATATCCTAACGACAACGCAACTTCATTTCCTGTAAAGCTTCCCGTAGAATTCCCTTGTTCGTCATATCCGTCAAACTGACCGTAAGACACATAGGTAACTCCTGCATGAAAAGTTTGCACTCTTCTGTCCCACGTATAAGCATAAGCAGCAGAACCATAATTGACATCTCCTAAATAATTGACGTAATTTACAGACAGTTGATTGTCCATTCTATAATTAATCGTCGCAGGATTGAACAATGCCTGATTCACATCTTTATCATAATTCGTAATCACTTTTCCTCCCAAAGCGGCTTGTCTTGGCGAAGAAACTAAGTTTAAAAACTGGTACGTGTATCTACCTCCGATTTGTGCGGAAGCTAGCGTAGTCATAAACAAAAAAAAGGAAAAGAGGATCTTTTTCTGCATGTGTACAAATTAACTAAAATCTTTATTCAAAACGTGTACATATCATAAATATTTTACACCTTTTTCAAAAAAATCAGATATTTCTCATAAATGATTTTATTCTGCGGCAAAACTACACTTTTTATTGACAATCCTTTACTAATATGGTGATTTAAGCATATATGTTTTGATGAGATTTTATAAAACCGCACTTAGTTTCCTTGTTTATCAACCAAAAACGGACGTACCTTAAAAAAGAATTAATTCGCCAAATGGAGGATCTCAAAAAGCCATTTTAAACATTAGAGTAGAGTTCACAACAATCAAACTATTATGAAAAAAAAGTTTTTTTTAAACAAAACAGTAGCTGCTTTATCGGAGAAACAGATAGCAGATTTAGACAGTATTTTTGGAGGTGTCGCTGATATTCCAATTGATGATATTATTCATTACCCAACTGGTGGCGGTGGCCCAAGATGTCCAGACGGATATTACTGGCATGAAGGTACTGCTCGTTGCATTAGAGATGGAGAATATCCATATGAAGAAGCAAAACAAACAACTACCAGAGAACATGCTTAATTGCTAAAAACTCACATAAAATCGTGACAGTTGCTCAACAAAATGCCTTATAAACGTGTTTAGTTTAACAAGTTGGGCAACTGTTTTTTAAAGTTTTACCTTAATCTTTATTGTTTTTCCTATGCATTTCAACCGTTTAGTTTTAAAAGTTGCCAGTCGCTGTAATTTGAATTGCTCGTACTGTTTTATGTATAATTTGGGCGATACTTCTTTTCGAAATCAACCAAAATTCATGAAAGAAAGTATGATTCCGCATATTGTGACGCGTGTGGCGAATTATTTGAAAGAATATCCGCAAGAAGTGTTCACCTTTACGTTTCACGGCGGCGAACCTTTGTTGATTGACAAATCTTTTTTTGGGAAATTTATCCGTCAGGCGGAAAGTTTACAAGAATGGTTTCCTGACACTACTTTTGAATACAATGTACAAACCAACGGCGTTTTGATTGATGATGAATGGGCAGCAGTTTTAAAGGAACACAACATATTTCCAGGTGTAAGTTTAGACGGCACAAAAAAAGCGCACGATATGTATCGGAAAGATCACAAAGAAAATGGCAGTTATGATGATGTCATTCGCGGTTTACAATTACTCAAACGCAAACTAGGTTTTGTCTCTGTAATTAGTGTAATGAATATTGACGAATCGGCTGAAACAACGTATACACATTTAACAGACATTTCCTCAGATTACGTAAATTTCTTATTGCCCGACTATACGCATGATAGTTTCCCGTACCCACCAAAAGCGATGGGGAAATGGTTGATTGAACTCTACGATTTATGGATTCAGGATGAAAACCGACCAATTATTCCGTTTTTTAACGGTTTGACGAATGCGATTTTAGGTTCGCAAAAAATTGCGCGTCATGAAGCACATGCATTGGTCATAGAAACCAATGGCGATATTGAAGCTATTGATTCTTTAAAAGGCTGCGGTGAAAACTTTACCAAAACCAATATGAATGTGTTTTCGCATGATTTTAAGGAAATTGTACAATTGCCGTTAGGAAAACTCTATTTTGAAGAAAGTACGGAAAAATTATGTTCCAAATGCTTAGAATGTCCTGTTGTAAGTGTTTGTCGCGGTGGACGTTTGGTGCATCGTCATAAAAAAGAAAATGGGTTCAACAATCCGTCCGTGTATTGTGAAGATATGATTCTAATGATTTCACACATTCAAAATACCATGATGGAACTCGTTCCAAGCATGTACGACGATAGCATTTCAAAAATGGACGCCTTGGAAATTATTGACTATCTAAATACACTCGATGTTGAGAACCTAGAAGATCTGTACAAAAAAGATTTGGAGTTTTTTAGTGTTGTTTGACCTTGAACTTGAAAGTTGAAACGCTAACCGTCTGTTAGAGTGTTTTTATGTAGCGAAGCAAACATAAAAATATATAGAGAACAACTATGTGTTTTTAGATACTTCTCGATACAATTTTTCTACATTTTATTTCGACTAAGCTCAATGTAAAACATTACGAAAAATTACTCAAAGTGACATGATATATATTGAAAGTTGAAACATCAACTAAAACAAAAAAATGAACTCAAACATACGTCCAAGTTCATTTTTCAATTTAAAATTCAATTTCAAATTCCGTTAGTCTACTGACAACGTTTTTGCATTCTTTACAGGCGCATCTGTAATGGCGTGTTTTATCACTTCGCTCATTTCGGTTACGTAATGAAATGTAAGTCCTTTTAAATAGGATTCTTTGATTTCTAAAATATCACGCCTGTTCTGTGCGCACAAAATAATTTCTTTGATACCTGCACGTTTCGCGGCTAAGATTTTTTCTTTAATTCCGCCAACAGGCAACACTTTTCCTCGCAAGGTAATTTCGCCTGTCATGGCAATATCTTTTTTCACTTTTTTCTGTGTGAATAAAGAAACTAAGGAAGTTAACATGGTAATTCCAGCACTTGGTCCATCTTTTGGTGTCGCACCTTCCGGAACGTGAATGTGCACATTGTATTTAGAGAAAATTTCAGGTTTCACACCTAAAAAGTCTGCGTTGGATTTCATGTATTCCATGGCAATTGTTGCAGATTCTTTCATCACTTTCCCTAAGTTTCCTGTAATGGAAAGCGTTCCTTTTCCTTTAGATAAGATAGATTCTATAAATAAAATATCACCGCCAACGCTTGTCCACGCCAATCCTGTCACCACACCCGCTACATCATTATTTTCATATTTGCTGCGTTCCATGCGTGCAGGTCCTAAAACTTCTTCTACAATCGCATTGGTCACTTTTTTCTCGTATTTTTCTTCCATGGCAATGGATTTTGCCGCATAACGCACCATTTTAGCAATTTGCTTTTCCAGTCCACGTACGCCACTTTCACGTGTGTATCCTTCTACAATTTTTTCGAGTTGCTTCTTCCCTATTTTTAAATCTTTCGACGTAAGTCCGTGTTCTTTTAATTGTTTTTCCAACAGATGTTTTCCTCCAATTTCTACTTTTTCTTCCGTAGTATAACCTGTTACGTTGATGATTTCCATACGATCGCGCAACGCTGGCTGAATGGTACTTAAACTGTTTGCCGTGGCTATAAACATTACTTTCGACAAATCGTAGCCCATTTCTAAGAAATTATCGTAAAACTCCGTATTCTGTTCTGGATCCAACACTTCCAACATCGCAGACGACGGATCGCCATTGTGACTGCTAGAAAGCTTGTCAATTTCATCCAATACAAACACAGGATTTGACGTTCCTGCTTTTTTCAAACTTTGAATAATTCGTCCTGGCATGGCGCCAATATAGGTTTTACGATGTCCGCGAATTTCTGCTTCATCACGCAATCCGCCAAGAGAAATACGCACATATTCTCTTCCCAACGCTTCTGCAATAGATTTTCCTAAGGATGTTTTTCCAACACCCGGAGGTCCATACAAACATAAAATGGGCGATTTCATATCGTTGCGCAGTTTGAGTACTGCCAAATATTCTATGATCCGTTTTTTTACATCTTCCAAACCAGCATGATCGCGGTCTAAGATCGTTTGTGCCCTTTTTAGGTCAAATTTATCTTTGCTGAATTCATTCCAAGGTAAATCTAAAAACAACTCCAAATAATTGCGCTGAATGGAATATTCGGCAACTTGTGGATTCATGCGTTGCATTTTTGCCAATTCCTTATCAAAGTGCTTCTTCACCTTTTCGTCCCACTTTTTCTTTTTGGCACGTGTGCGCATGTCTTCTGCTTCTTGTTCATGCGAAACGCCGCCACCCAATTCTTCTTGAATGGTTTTCATTTGCTGATGCAAGAAATATTCTCGCTGTTGCTGATCTAAATCGTGGCGAACTTTGGACTGAATGTCATTTTTCAATTCCAGCTTCTGCATTTCCAAGTTCATACTTTTCAACGTTGCCAAGGCGCGTTGCTTCAAATCTTTCACAGCTAACAATTCTTGCTTTTCTTTCACTGTCAAGTTCATATTTGAAGATATAAAATTGATCAAAAACGAAGAACTTTCAATATTTTGAATCGCAAAAGAAGCTTCTGACGGAATGTTTGGACTTTCCTTTATAATTTGTAATGCAATCTCTTTAATAGAATCTAAAATCGCCGTAAACTCTTCATCATCCTTGTCTGGTCGTGTTTCTGGCACTTCTTTCACCGTTGCTTCCATGTATGGCGTTTCTTGCAATAATGTATCTACTTCAAAACGCTTTTTTCCTTGAATAATGATGGTTGTATTTCCGTCTGGCATTTGTAACACACGTAAAATACGCGCTACTGTCCCTAACGTATTGATATCTTCTAAGGTTGGATTTTCAACTGCTTCATCTTTTTGTGCCACTACTCCAATCACTTTTCCGCCATTATTAGCATCTTTAATTAGTTGAATAGATGTATCGCGTCCAGCAGTAATTGGAATCACAACGCCTGGAAATAATACGGTATTTCGAAGCGGTAGTATTGGTAGTGTTGCTGGCAGTTCTTCCCTATTAATTTCTTCTTCATCTTCGGGCGTCATTAACGGAATCAATTCCGCATCTTCATCAATGGATTGAAATGACAAACTGTCCATATTTAAAAACTTTGTCTCACTCATGTGTATCGGTGTAGGTCATTCTGTCATAAAAACCGAATGCTATCTTTTTATTTATTTACTTTTTATTAG harbors:
- the lon gene encoding endopeptidase La; translated protein: MSETKFLNMDSLSFQSIDEDAELIPLMTPEDEEEINREELPATLPILPLRNTVLFPGVVIPITAGRDTSIQLIKDANNGGKVIGVVAQKDEAVENPTLEDINTLGTVARILRVLQMPDGNTTIIIQGKKRFEVDTLLQETPYMEATVKEVPETRPDKDDEEFTAILDSIKEIALQIIKESPNIPSEASFAIQNIESSSFLINFISSNMNLTVKEKQELLAVKDLKQRALATLKSMNLEMQKLELKNDIQSKVRHDLDQQQREYFLHQQMKTIQEELGGGVSHEQEAEDMRTRAKKKKWDEKVKKHFDKELAKMQRMNPQVAEYSIQRNYLELFLDLPWNEFSKDKFDLKRAQTILDRDHAGLEDVKKRIIEYLAVLKLRNDMKSPILCLYGPPGVGKTSLGKSIAEALGREYVRISLGGLRDEAEIRGHRKTYIGAMPGRIIQSLKKAGTSNPVFVLDEIDKLSSSHNGDPSSAMLEVLDPEQNTEFYDNFLEMGYDLSKVMFIATANSLSTIQPALRDRMEIINVTGYTTEEKVEIGGKHLLEKQLKEHGLTSKDLKIGKKQLEKIVEGYTRESGVRGLEKQIAKMVRYAAKSIAMEEKYEKKVTNAIVEEVLGPARMERSKYENNDVAGVVTGLAWTSVGGDILFIESILSKGKGTLSITGNLGKVMKESATIAMEYMKSNADFLGVKPEIFSKYNVHIHVPEGATPKDGPSAGITMLTSLVSLFTQKKVKKDIAMTGEITLRGKVLPVGGIKEKILAAKRAGIKEIILCAQNRRDILEIKESYLKGLTFHYVTEMSEVIKHAITDAPVKNAKTLSVD
- the cmk gene encoding (d)CMP kinase, whose product is MKKIIIAIDGFSSTGKSTIAKQLAKQLAYIYVDTGAMYRAVTLYAMRKGYITDDDFSENDLVADLHNIHLNFIYNDALGFAEMYLNDENVEKEIRTLAVSDHVSKVAAVPEVRYQLVKQQQKMGEDKGIVMDGRDIGTVVFPEAELKLFMTASPEKRAIRRYKELIEKGDDVKYEDVLRNVQNRDYIDSHREDSPLRQAEGAIAIDNSDMGLKEQFERILNLVKRTINV
- the porQ gene encoding type IX secretion system protein PorQ codes for the protein MQKKILFSFFLFMTTLASAQIGGRYTYQFLNLVSSPRQAALGGKVITNYDKDVNQALFNPATINYRMDNQLSVNYVNYLGDVNYGSAAYAYTWDRRVQTFHAGVTYVSYGQFDGYDEQGNSTGSFTGNEVALSLGYAYNIPRTDIHVGVNTKFISSKLEQYNSFGGAVDLGMMYINEELEFNVALVARNLGFQFTTYAGLQEQLPFELILGLSQKLEHVPIRWHVTFENLQEWNIAFANPNRAEQSIEGGTTEEEVTFFQNIIRRTIVGVELFPDRGFNIRLGYNFRRGEELKIIDQRNFSGITAGFGLRINKLKFDYTYARYAIAANTSMFGVTINLQ
- a CDS encoding LysM peptidoglycan-binding domain-containing protein; translated protein: MSVKAKYQGVLDLGQELNIQNGNVEEADGVLKITGTAGTQYEKNLLWDKIKELGGELPQDIDAHIEVADDSVFHRHTVASGDTLGKIAKQYYGKANQYHAIFKANGDILDNPDVIHPGQELVIPHLS
- a CDS encoding radical SAM protein, giving the protein MHFNRLVLKVASRCNLNCSYCFMYNLGDTSFRNQPKFMKESMIPHIVTRVANYLKEYPQEVFTFTFHGGEPLLIDKSFFGKFIRQAESLQEWFPDTTFEYNVQTNGVLIDDEWAAVLKEHNIFPGVSLDGTKKAHDMYRKDHKENGSYDDVIRGLQLLKRKLGFVSVISVMNIDESAETTYTHLTDISSDYVNFLLPDYTHDSFPYPPKAMGKWLIELYDLWIQDENRPIIPFFNGLTNAILGSQKIARHEAHALVIETNGDIEAIDSLKGCGENFTKTNMNVFSHDFKEIVQLPLGKLYFEESTEKLCSKCLECPVVSVCRGGRLVHRHKKENGFNNPSVYCEDMILMISHIQNTMMELVPSMYDDSISKMDALEIIDYLNTLDVENLEDLYKKDLEFFSVV
- the rpsA gene encoding 30S ribosomal protein S1 — encoded protein: MAEENTNTDVQDVKNPEEFLANFNWHNYEEGIDQVEDEKLEEFEKLVAENFVDTDDDAVVDGTVVRMTDREAIIDINAKSEGVISLNEFRYNPDLKVGDKVEVLIDVREDRTGQLVLSHRKARTIKAWERVNSAHDKGEIVNGFVKCRTKGGMIVDVFGIEAFLPGSQIDVKPIRDYDQYVNKTMEFKVVKINHEFKNVVVSHKALIEADIEEQKKEIIGQLEKGQVLEGVVKNITSYGVFIDLGGVDGLIHITDLSWSRINHPNEVVELDQKLNVVILDFDDNKSRIQLGLKQLSAHPWEALDSELKIGDQVKGKVVVIADYGAFIEVAEGVEGLIHVSEMSWSTHLRSAQDFVKVGDEVEAKILTLDREDRKMSLGIKQMTPDPWTDITTKYPVGSKHTGTVRNFTNFGVFVELEEGIDGLIYISDLSWTKKVKHPSEFVTVGDQLEVLVLELDVDGRKLSLGHKQTTENPWDKYEGEFGVGTTHTAEITDTNDKGATVALNEDVVAFIPSRHLEKEDGKKLKKGETAEFRVIEFNKEFKRVVASHTAIFRAEEQKNVQAAAKKAQQSKDANTTTLGDINESLQKLKNKMEGK